The genomic segment GCATTTGGTATCCtgtgttttattgaaacacaAACTTGATACCCTCTTTTTCTGATAATTATCAATTGATACACTCTGTTTGCAAAAACTACATAGTTTGATACCCTTCCTgcgtttaaatttttaatattccaataataccaaccattttaatgatttatttaattttcaattatttttaaatgaattaaatatattttcagaattaataaaataaaataaatgtttaattaaaaaattttaaaaataaattttaattaattaaaaaactagttaaaatattattaattaattttcaataaacctaaattttaacttaattaacaaatcaatccaactttgaaataaacaaaatgtgGGTGAGATCAGGAGGGTGTGGAACTAAGATGGTGAGGGTGAGATTGTGtgaaatatgagttttttttttcattaattaaattaaaatttaggtttatttaaagttaattaataagattttaaatttaattaaatatttattttattatatgacttctgaaaatatatttaaattattttaaaataataaaataattgaaaattaaataaatcactaaaatgagGTTGAGATTGGGAGGGTGAGGACTGAGATGGTGATAATGAGATTGGGTgaaatattagtttttttttcattaattgaattaaaatttaggtttatttaaagttaattaataaaatttcaattagatttttattccatttttttaattaattaaatttatcttaaaaatcattttgtttattaaaattattttaaagttttaattaaacatttattttattttatgacttttgaaattatatttaaatcatttaaaactaataaaataattgaaaataaaataaatcactgaAATGAGGGGTAgggaatattaaaaatttaaatgcACAAAGGCTACCAAACTATGTAGTTATTGCAAACAGAGGGTATCGATTGATAATTATCATAAACAGATGGTACCAAACCAAGTTTGTATTTCGATAAGACACAAGGTAACAAACGAGTATTTAAAAAAGACgaagtttataatttttttaaaaagtaaataGTGGCTAAAATACATAATATCTTcaaaatattgcacttttatacctaatCTTTTTTAATGGAAAAATACCCAAAGTTGCTAAAATGTATCATTTAAGTACCCAAATTTTTTTaatggaaaaaataccaaaaaattctaaaatgtagcttttaaatactcaaacattaaaaaaaattgtttaatttttttttctattttaaaagtTTTTACTATTTGTGAATTTAAATGCTACATTTAGTAGAAACCTTGAGTATTTTTTCAGTAAAAAAATTGTGTATTTAAATGCTACATTTTAGTAACTTTGAAtatttttacttttaaaaaaaattgggtataaatATAAAAGAGCaacattttaaatatatttgGTATATTAGGTGTCATTTAGTCTTTTTTCTTTATGTAGAATTGTTTAATGGAATGTCTTCAAAATCTAAATAATTGTTGTATGCTTCTTAGGGATCAATTTCCTTTAGTCTCTAATATCATGACTTCATTCACGAGTTGATTTTCTTTGCCAAGAAACTTGACTCTGAAACCACtgtaaaaaattatcaagttACCTACGCTAAATTACACATATACAcattaaattcacaaaaatacaaATGACCTTTCACCAACATTTTTCTCTTTACCCCAgtaaaacaaataaacaacacATCTATTGCAACAACAACAATTTGAATCATCTTTTTACTTTCCTTTATTCAAATCATCATACAAAACAAATAACAAAGAAAATTAGGGCAATAGGTAGGGAAAAAgagaaaaataggaaaaagaaGAACATAAGTTGAAGGGCCAATGTATTTGCTAAGCTGACCATGAAGAATGCTTGAGAAGCACTAAATCAAACCAAAAGTACAATGGATTGAAGGCCCCAAGTCAAAGAAGGTTTTGACAGGTAGCCATTTTCTCAATTTTCTCCACTCCGATCTCCCTTATCTGTAAACTCTCCTCTCAATTTGTCTTTCTCTTCCTAGTTAGTACATTACCATCACATACATAACTTTCTCACTTAAATGTCTTGTATTTTTCTAACTTTGAATGAGTTTATGAAGATGCATTTTATAAGCATGAGTATGAGTTGTTTAAGTAAACAAACGGAGTCTTGAATTTGTTAAGGTTGATTATGATATGTTGTATTATGTTTTCTATTGTATCTTATATGAGGACTTGTCAacatatatttgttttttttaaaaaatatttgtaGATTCAACAAGGTTTAAGATAAATGTGAatctaaaatttaattatatatatttttatgaataaatatcattttcCCCATGAACTTTTGATACTATCAGATTGTACCCCTAAAATATTTTGTATGTTAAAATCTCCCTTTGAACTATTGATATTGTCAGATCGTGCTCCTTGTTaagatttgcataaaataattagcaCTTTTACACCATGAACTTTCATAACTACCAAATTGTGCTtcctttaattataaaaatttaaaaatctatttttctattagttcataaaaaattaaagaaaaaatattaataaaaatcaatgaaagactaaaattatttaaaattccttttaaaaacatttaaatacatttaagtttaaaaatatttaaaaaaaaaactaaattgttacaattaaaaaaacatatttccttcttattctttattttttttattaatttttctaattacttACTATTCTTTCATTCCCCCCTCcctaaaatcattttaaaaattaaatatatataaatatcataaatttgaaatgtactaattttataagaaatatataaaacttaattaataaaaacttaaTCAACCTAAACCCTAGTCCCAATCTATTAGCCTTCATCTTCTTCTTGAAAGAGCCTatgtcatcatcatcatcattgtaatgccctactaatcaaAGACTGCTAtgacgtgtgtttaaaatagtgctggactcgctaaatggatcatttggactaaaacatgtgattaagtaaCTAATAGCCCGGGTGTTAAAAATGTTAGTCAAATGAGTAAACATGTTCATTAAAAGGTTTTAGTCTTTAGATGGGACCCCAAAATAGAAgtttaaaagttatttacaactcaaagggttacaaaataagccaatctaagcgacaaaatagggtccaaccctagttcctttgtgaTATCTCGGCTGTGGCGATAGAGCAGACTGCGTATGTACAAGCCACCCCTAatactctccaactcatggctggccaagcttctccttacccttacttgcaccatatagcacccgtgagccaaggctcaacaagaaaatttAATTAAACCAATCCAGATAGTTCACAAAATGTAATCCACATATGTAACAGTAATAGCTGTACTCAAACAGGCACATTATACAAGTATGCAACcacagagtcacacaagtgcatatcACACTTCaatttattcaagtggcatccgagccagacaagtgcatgttgcactcctagggtggcctagccatagcggTCTGCGTTCTGCACGCATAGTGCCGACCCAcagcttataagccgagctttccaATCAGGGATAATCAATCATATAATTCATTTATCACATAATCAGATACAACACATTCATGTATGCTTAATAAagcaattacaaacataattataataatgCTCGTTAACAGGGGCTTgagccctaatcacaaccaaggtgtagttttcttacctcgagtttcgTATGAATGATGAAACAACCCCTAGCGCTATCCCTGACTTGAGCCttgcggaaaccctagtcacaatacaaGTATACGTTCATCAATAATCAACCCCAGATACCTAGTTCTAATATGTACTCTAATTCTCATAACCACTATTCCCAGTTAACGAGACACTAAAAACATCCCTCGATCCCTCAAGTGGGCTACCAAATCGAATTCCTTAGCCCCGGACTTTACTCTTAAAATTCAGCAAAACAACTTTTTGGGGCACCTGACACGGTCGCGCCCACAGAAAATTTGGGCCTTTCAGGGCATTGACGCGGTCGCGCCCTTCGTCTCGAAACCCAAAACCTAATTCCAACTTCACCTTTTCTGGGGCACTAGCGTGGTcgccaaaaacccaaaaatttccaAGAAcataagtgttcttccccaaacgAAATCCCTACAAAAACTAGACTTTGATTTTGACCAAAATAGGTGTTTCCAGCAGGATTTCAACCACAAAACACCCCCACAAAGTTCAGATAAACTAAACCCAACACTCGACTCACCACAACACATCCATAAAACTCAAAACTAGAAATCAAAGCTAGAAAACCCAAGAACACCATTGATATGCCAAGAACAGGGGTCTTACCTCTGAATTCCGAGTTTTTCCAAGCTGCTTTGAGATCCTCAACAGCTCCTAATCCCCCAAAAAGCTTCAATTCTCCTTCAATCCTCTCAAGAAATCCAACTTGGCCTAGCTTTGGAGTACCCTTGAGTGCtcttccaaaatgttccaaaAACCCAATAGAAAATGCTTTAAACGTGACTAAGTGTTCAGCTGCCTACTTGCTATCtaatgtggtcaaatgaccacattgccccTTGCCCACTTAACTTCAAGGTTTACTCCCAAGGACAAATTAGTCATTTGGCATAATTCCCGTTAAGATCAAATTACCCCACATATTCCCAAATAAATCTATCAAACCAAATATTCACCAAGTTAAttctcgttactcaataaatcttagtaatttaccaaattaccaaaatacccctaagctcaccccgagccaggtattttaccccgttgtgacttttcttcTAAATTGCTCActgggtaactcaaatatatccatataataatgtggtctcaatcataaatcatatatatttacaattatatcaTCAACGAgtaaaaattacgaaaatgtcattctaataagaaacagacgcacatgcatatttaatacacttaaacatgccaGCATAGTCATATCACCATACAATTCACATAAGGgattatacctttttggaccttgtgttttttcccattacttGTTTGAACCCTctgttttaaaaaattcattaaaatgGTTCAACTAGacccttaaactcaattttgatgaagaaaaaattgaatataacaacacaatttttaagtagAATGATTCTATTTTTATTCTGgattattagtttggtaaattatttgtgatttaagttgagaaaactttgatcaaaatcgggtttagggttctatttgaaccattttacaaaacatagggtccaaaaagtaatttatcaaaacacagggtccagacaggtaatgggacaaaacacggggtccaaaaatgtatttcacataataatgtacTCATAACACAAatacataattaattcaatttttgccatcctggccccctaatcaagtcactaagccttattaagaaaATTAGGACGTtacaatcatcatcatcatcatcatcatcatcttcttcttcttctttttgctaAAACCATAAATCAAATGAAAATCACTCTCCATCTCAGATATGCAATTCTACAATCATGGAAGTCATCAAAATTCAGATCCCCCACCAAACCTAGATTAGTCCACATGCCCCCAAGCTCCCAATCGTGTCATATCCTCAAATTGCACCAAGCAAATCGCACCAGTTTGGAACCCATCTACATCATCCTCGACGCCATATCCCCCAATTGCACCAACCCCCTCTTGACCGAGCTTGGAACCCATTTGCGCCGTCCCTCGACCTCAACACCACCGCTGATCCCTCACACCATTGTCGAGCATTCAGCTCCTACCCTCGCAAGCCCTGCCGAGCATCGATCCCATGAAAGCCCTGCAAAAAAGAAACATGATGAggcaataagaagaagaagaaaaagaagatggCAAGAAGTcgaaaaagaagaaaatatagagagaggaaaagagaagaaagatgGAGCTCCACTACCATTGTTATGCAGCCATGACTCTAGGGTCGGTTGGGTTTACAGAGAAGAAAGGAAAGAGAAGAGAGGGAGAAATAATCAAatgattttgtatttttttaatattaaatatgatttaaaataaattaaaattttactttttatttagttgatattgtaaaaaaatttaatatatatttttaattgttaattattttaatttgaggGTATTTTGGTTATATTGAAAAAAGTTTGAGCAAAAGCAGGCTCAGGGTactcttttgtttcattttcaaaacacaaaatccaaattattatttaacaaaacacaggtcCGATCGGTAATTAttgcaaaacacatggtccaaaaaaatatttacctattaataattaataaataactttTTGAGTGcaaacaatggtaaacaaaaaATAGATTGGAGTCCACAATTtggataataaaaaaattaattttttaatattctcAATAAGTATTAAATTACCatgaattattattatcattttgaGTTAATTTAcatagggaaatttgactttttatgcttaatagtgtggtgtaatacaaaataatgctaggcatttttaacattacaaaataatgccaaattttttgctagtacccaaaatacccctgtcacaATTCCCCCCAATCCCAGTTTtgattctccctctctctctcaaactctcggtCACAAACTCCCAACCCCCCGACCATTGAACTACCCAGATCTCCCCGTCGGTTtctcaagctttctctctctctcaagctttctctctcaaactctcggtTCGAGTCCCCGTCGCGGCCCCCGTCGAAGTCGCGTTGCCCCCCGTCGAAGCCGCGCTGCCCCCCGTCGAGCCCCCGTCACAGCCCCCGTCGAAACCCCGCGCCTCCGTCTTGCCTCTCGCCGTCTGTCATCCAAAACCAACGGTTCAAGTTTCTCCATACCCAAAACAAAGGTAAGCTTATTGTTTGTGTTTGTGTGTATGTGTATGGATTAGTGTGGAATTGTTTGTGTATGGATTAGTGTGGGATTGTTTGTGTGTATGGATTAATCTGGTTTGTTTTGGGTATGGAATAGTGTGGGTATGTTTTAGTGAAGCCTGGGATTTTTGTGGGTCTGTAAGGTTGCTCGATGGGAGGTTCGATGCATggtcgatgggggttcgatgcatggtCGATGGGGGTTCGACAGGTTAAGAcgttaagggttccaagtttaggttcgatgctcgatgggggttcgatgcatgctcgatgggggttcgataggttaagccgttaagggttccaagtttaggttcgatgctcgatgggggggttcgatgcatgctcgatgggggttcgataggttaagtcgttaagggttccaagtttaggttcgatgctcgatgggggatcgatgcatgctcgatgggttgTGTATTTGTTGGGTTCGATTCATGCTCGatggggttcgatgcatgctcgatgggtttggtatttgttgggttcgatgcttgtcgatgttggttcgataggATAGGCCTTAGGGGTTCGATGGGGTAGGCCCATTATGGGTTCCGGGTTTAAAACTAAGAAattagatgcatgctcgatgggggttcgatgcatgctcgatggattgggtcttatgttgggttcgatggtggttcgatgcatgctctaggGGTTCGATAGGGGGTTCGATGGGTACTCGGGTTGGGGTTCGATGGGTGTTCGAGATGGGTTTGATGGttgcatgtatgtttatttatggaTTTTTCATGCGACTTTATTTAACTGTATTATTGTTATCATTATTTTTTGCAGATGCCGAAGTATCTTTTACCCTTGACAGATCACTTTCCTGgacgagtcacatataggggcaatggttactttaaaacaatcaaggacaagtttgaggagctcgggttgatagaaagggtgaaggaatccccattcaaacaatttttcatggCTGAGAAATTGGACTTCTCTGCATCTCTCATGCATCAATTAATGTTGCGCAAGATCCAGTGCTtcaaagaggatgagttgcatttacatttgggatctagaccctgcagatttggtagaggcgagtttgctttggttacggggttgaacttcagttccgggccatctgagactgatttgaagaaacacttgactagtgaccgcttaatcaaggagtactttaatgatgaagaaatagtgaagttaatgcatttggaggctgctttaaaaaactgcactgtagttgaagatgcctacaagttgggcctatgtttctttgttgagggggttttacttgcacgagagggcaagttaaatgtctggatagattcgctgaagatggtggaggacactgagtacttctttacttacccatgggggaaggtgtcttttaacaagcttatggattcatgtaagaaagacatgcatcatcagaaaaggaactatgagaagaaaaaggaagttaaggggaaacagaaagaagcaaaatacagtttgtatggttatgtccctgcattgcagtattgggcatatgaagccatccagcagtttgcacgtgagtatggtattaaccatggaaaccagtttccgaggatgcttagttggtcgagcaataaggagcgtcctatttcgaaggccgaccttgcaccgatgttcaagaagacgagtgtaagttctgctatattatgtcaaaatagagtattctttggtggtttcaaactgacttaatgctttgtatttgatgcagttgattgtgttgtccatgttgaagccccggccttcggagatagattattatagcgctctgacggagggtgatgctcccttgtatcccgggttgggccaagaagaagaggtagaaactcccactgattttgagaaggtggcggagatagctgctgaggttgcgaaggcagcaaatatttttgttgatggccctgatgatgaggataccCCAGTGTAACtcccattttctttttacaaattataacaattatgaaagataagagaagatatttttattcatttttgagtacattacaatgctaaccgaatgttagagctattaagtaaagtggaagaataactaatgaatatgcaactataacattcatgggcatttcattagtataatacccatagaatgatgctaaatacaagcaaacaatcactaaagttatgaaaaataaagagaaattcatgttttgatgatgaattttatctagaaggttaagagatgaagaagttgtgcaaataaatggttgaaggaacaagtatttatagggcaaaaactagccgtttatgaccgttggtgaatagtgttcatgaccgttgggggtgtagttgttttctattatgggattttaacaattctaagttgttgaagtaaccaataggtgggaataattaatttatgggtgttagagaaattttttcagaaaagtttgtgagtcaaaaatgctagactaagtaatataagaagattgggaaattttcatttttttactattcaccaggtactattcatagtgggtcccacagtggggtccgcaagggtcccacagtagggtccacatgggtcccacagcggagtccaccccatgggttccacatgttgatgcagtagtgacacattgatgacttaagcaaattactatgcttgatattttgaatatgttattattccactatgcttattatttttaatattttattagaatagtatcccaagtttttcctataaatagcccttccaaaactcatcttgaaatcacaaaaacctcatttcctttctcttactctacccaaaaatattcttaacatccttctaaagttctaaacctcggagatctaggcgaagttctgtccataacgctagcctacgaaaaccttttaggtaagctcttcccgagcctttcttttcagttatttagttattatatatagattattttactatgccgttataatgcaaaaatttatatatagattaatttactatgccgttataatgccaaaatttatatatagattattttactatgccgttataatgcaaaaatttatatatagattaatttactatgccgttataatttatatatagattattttactatgccgttataatgccaaaatttatatatagattattttactatgacgttataatgccaaaagttatatgtagattattttactatgccgttataataccaaaaatttatatatagattattttactataatgccaaatttatatatggattatgttaccatgccattataatgccaaaatttatatagattactttactatgccattaaaatgctaaaatttatatatggattattttaccatgtcgtcatattttacaaatgccaaaattgaaatatgaaCTATTTTTTTTTGTATCCTCATAAtagtaaacttatataggctatggtcatattttggactattattatggactcttatgaccttattccctattattatggacaagtattatgacctggacttttcagtatgaccatgaccacgacttttagatcaGGACCTTGTCATGGACAactatagtatgaccatacgcctggacataaaataagcaCTAAAAcaggaaaaatgggataataacaatattaagctaacatttcataatgtagattttatgtaatttaatagtttgtgtttttatcaggaagctaacaatttcgattgttttatcaagacgcaaggtaagtagaatcctcatctacaatacaagtattttatgtgtcttatgtgcatttatatgctttatatgttaatctgtcatattgttcttatgcataagttattttcaagaatgttatattatgcataagcacgcttaatgttcacagacaagttattgaaaacgttaaagtagaggtgctgcttgggagacctaagtcccaaaaatgtaaggagggagatgtacgtccctatatgatgaatgtttatgcgggaaattccctattatcatgtttatgttcaggtgggaatgtgattccctatgtaatgccggcagcagcatcctctagggcccaaaagaaaggaaagtgaaagaaagaaagagaatacatagcatgttgcacgtttattttaatgcatatgaggtagttattctacttactgagccttagctcatcagataatgttttgtattgtaggtaagagaccccaaatataaattgttgatgagtatacgtggggccaacatgactgtacatatggggctgacctgaagggagtggagttctgatatgctattttataaataaacaagaaacttggttttattatatttcattaaaagtattttgtgaactttatcatttacttaaagctttaaaaagtatttcatgaactttgtaatttacataaagcttttcaatttatcagttggatacattttcatttctacgttaaggtgtagtaacgccacgaaaatgatttataaaagtattaagatttgtatgtaagataaagtttttatctagttgtgagtattgtgtggttaaggttataaacattatttatgtattgtttaataaagtttttgtaaattcagaatttcagtattgtcatatttaggttaaaatttgtttttactctatatatatgtatgttaagaaaggaggtcgttacaccCAGTCCCCATCGACCCCACACCCTCGGCCCCAGCCCCATCGGTACACCCCAGTCCTGATCAACCTGATTTACGGgaggtgttggagaggttggagcgagtcgagagtcgtcaggataccatcctagagaaccaggcggtcatcatggatgctgtcaataagatcttgacattcgtacaatatcttccaaatgattctgattctgattccgactcacttgacctcccagatgattttgtctcacatgacataggcactcctcccccgatagtactcacagcaaatcctgagaccccaggtgttgctattatagaacctggggatgttgctggtgtagagtttcaattggccaagaggaaaagacgcaaacctaagaaatttgaagactacaccGACCCAACCAGAAAGAAAGCTCGTTTGGATGCGATTGATGACGTGCCATTAGTCCTCGACCCTCTAAAGAAGCCACTTGCTACACAGTACAGAACGGTCggcaagtggttgcttggagatattccgaacaagacgaagagggatgtccaatctggtgtgtatggtccgagttggtttctgatgatgaagacaccacagttttggatcgatgatggggtaagtaattttattaaatttattaatatttgttatctGGTATAAGCAGTGGGTTCAATAGGGGTTTCGATAGGCTGATTAATTACTTTCCAAtcatttttgcagcatattgatgcggccatGCATATTCTACGTAGGCGTCGACAGTTCTATCCC from the Humulus lupulus chromosome X, drHumLupu1.1, whole genome shotgun sequence genome contains:
- the LOC133805520 gene encoding uncharacterized protein LOC133805520, translated to MPKYLLPLTDHFPGRVTYRGNGYFKTIKDKFEELGLIERVKESPFKQFFMAEKLDFSASLMHQLMLRKIQCFKEDELHLHLGSRPCRFGRGEFALVTGLNFSSGPSETDLKKHLTSDRLIKEYFNDEEIVKLMHLEAALKNCTVVEDAYKLGLCFFVEGVLLAREGKLNVWIDSLKMVEDTEYFFTYPWGKVSFNKLMDSCKKDMHHQKRNYEKKKEVKGKQKEAKYSLYGYVPALQYWAYEAIQQFAREYGINHGNQFPRMLSWSSNKERPISKADLAPMFKKTSPRPSEIDYYSALTEGDAPLYPGLGQEEEVETPTDFEKVAEIAAEVAKAANIFVDGPDDEDTPV